Proteins from a genomic interval of Chitinophagales bacterium:
- a CDS encoding RidA family protein — MHKNIVSTNQAPAPVGPYSQAVWAGNLLFLSGQIAIDPASGTLVLDNIEAETHQVMKNIEAMLTAANLTFENIVKTSIFLSDMNDFNSVNIVYGSYFNADTAPARECVEVAKLPKGVNVEISVIAFAA; from the coding sequence ATGCACAAAAACATAGTTTCTACTAACCAAGCACCTGCTCCTGTTGGGCCTTATAGCCAAGCAGTCTGGGCGGGCAACCTATTGTTTTTATCGGGACAAATAGCCATTGACCCTGCTTCAGGAACACTCGTTCTTGATAATATTGAAGCAGAAACACACCAAGTCATGAAAAATATTGAGGCCATGTTGACTGCCGCAAATTTAACTTTTGAAAATATTGTGAAAACAAGTATTTTTTTAAGTGACATGAATGACTTCAATAGTGTCAATATAGTATATGGAAGTTACTTCAATGCAGACACTGCTCCTGCAAGAGAATGTGTGGAAGTAGCCAAACTACCAAAAGGAGTGAACGTAGAAATTTCGGTCATTGCCTTTGCAGCATAA
- a CDS encoding sterol desaturase family protein, translating to MLVFIHLMTLWKMELFSNLFVFVGTVVFMECFAWWMHKYILHGPLWFIHKSHHRPHKGWFEVNDLVVLVYIIPTLFMMYYGYEKNHWLWWIGAGISFYGVFYFILHDIVIHRRIKFSYRFQNRYLKRLIRAHKIHHKHLEKENSKAFGFLYATKEYDV from the coding sequence ATGCTTGTTTTTATACACCTCATGACCCTTTGGAAAATGGAATTATTCTCCAATCTATTTGTCTTTGTTGGAACAGTAGTTTTTATGGAGTGTTTTGCATGGTGGATGCACAAGTATATACTACATGGGCCTCTGTGGTTCATTCACAAAAGCCATCATCGCCCACACAAAGGATGGTTTGAAGTCAATGATTTGGTGGTATTGGTTTATATCATTCCCACTCTGTTTATGATGTATTACGGGTACGAAAAAAATCACTGGCTTTGGTGGATTGGAGCAGGTATCAGTTTTTACGGAGTTTTTTATTTTATCCTACATGACATCGTCATTCACCGCCGCATCAAATTCAGCTACCGCTTTCAAAATCGCTACCTCAAACGTTTGATTCGAGCACACAAAATACACCACAAACACCTCGAAAAAGAAAATAGCAAAGCATTTGGATTTCTGTATGCTACCAAGGAATATGATGTCTAA
- a CDS encoding lysylphosphatidylglycerol synthase domain-containing protein translates to MNTILTNSFFKKNLTRLLKVLIFSGLVLAIYQQIARQKDFEAIAWTFLSSFRFQNVCWLLGVCSFTFVNWGIEAQKWRQLLSKMERLSFKDAFRAILCGITLSLFTPNRVGEYGGRVLILQHANRLQAIAVTLVGSLSQIIANVTLGAIGFLSFAAFYLQWQSWQIGIAVGASILLITALFLVYFQVQKSEQWLAKIPFFRRYKTYFAPIAAYNTPELRQVLGWSFLRNMVFTLQYIGLCWTYNMEVDVWTAWTVVNTIFFVQLFIPSIALIELGIRGNVALFFWGYVTANHLAIIAATFSLWWVNLVMPALVGWWLISRLNILEGWNGKLEE, encoded by the coding sequence ATGAATACAATATTGACCAATTCCTTTTTCAAAAAGAACCTTACCCGACTGCTAAAGGTACTCATTTTTAGTGGTTTGGTCTTGGCGATTTACCAGCAGATTGCCCGACAAAAAGATTTTGAGGCCATTGCATGGACTTTTTTAAGTTCTTTTCGTTTTCAGAATGTATGTTGGCTATTAGGCGTTTGCAGTTTTACTTTTGTCAATTGGGGCATTGAAGCCCAAAAATGGCGACAACTGTTGTCGAAAATGGAACGTCTTTCTTTCAAAGACGCTTTTAGAGCCATTTTGTGTGGCATTACCCTCTCACTTTTTACTCCCAATCGGGTGGGGGAATACGGTGGGCGGGTATTGATTTTGCAGCACGCCAATAGATTGCAGGCCATTGCTGTTACTTTGGTAGGTAGTTTGAGTCAAATTATAGCGAATGTAACACTTGGGGCTATTGGTTTTCTGAGCTTTGCAGCGTTTTATTTGCAGTGGCAGTCTTGGCAAATAGGTATTGCAGTTGGAGCGTCAATTCTACTTATCACTGCTCTTTTTTTGGTCTATTTTCAAGTACAAAAATCGGAACAATGGCTTGCCAAAATTCCGTTTTTTCGCCGCTACAAAACGTATTTTGCACCCATTGCAGCCTACAATACTCCAGAGTTGAGGCAAGTGCTGGGCTGGTCTTTTTTGCGAAACATGGTTTTTACGCTGCAATATATTGGCTTGTGTTGGACCTACAATATGGAAGTGGATGTTTGGACGGCTTGGACGGTGGTGAACACTATTTTTTTTGTGCAACTATTTATCCCGAGTATTGCCCTTATAGAATTGGGGATTCGTGGCAATGTTGCGCTGTTTTTTTGGGGATATGTGACTGCCAATCACTTAGCGATTATTGCTGCAACGTTTAGCCTTTGGTGGGTCAATTTGGTGATGCCTGCCTTGGTGGGTTGGTGGTTGATTAGTCGTTTGAATATTTTGGAAGGTTGGAATGGAAAATTGGAGGAGTAG
- a CDS encoding 3-hydroxyacyl-CoA dehydrogenase family protein, with product MKILLMGDDSRIEEFQEKNYQIPKQNITIAINKDFEFSEFDIIIDMTAAEKKSFHLLERYAELNQKVVILGGVQQSLAAVTKLMPKPIRCHLIGMNMLPTFINRNLWEMSALNETSKLAATKLLEQMGIYCRWVADRVGMVSARVVLMIINEAFYTLQEGTASKNDIDLAMKLGTSYPHGPFEWAELIGIQYVYETLEALYEDTHDERYRVCPLLKQTYFYALGTI from the coding sequence ATGAAGATATTACTAATGGGAGATGATAGCAGAATTGAAGAATTTCAAGAAAAAAACTACCAGATTCCAAAACAAAACATTACAATTGCCATAAATAAAGATTTTGAATTCAGTGAATTCGATATTATTATAGATATGACTGCTGCTGAAAAAAAATCTTTTCATTTATTAGAAAGGTATGCTGAACTCAATCAGAAAGTGGTGATTTTGGGTGGTGTACAACAATCTTTGGCGGCTGTCACCAAACTCATGCCTAAACCCATACGCTGCCATCTTATAGGCATGAATATGCTGCCAACGTTTATCAACCGTAACTTGTGGGAAATGAGTGCTCTCAATGAAACCTCAAAATTGGCGGCAACTAAACTTTTGGAGCAAATGGGAATCTATTGTCGGTGGGTTGCTGACAGGGTAGGAATGGTCAGCGCAAGGGTGGTATTGATGATTATCAATGAGGCCTTTTATACGCTGCAAGAAGGAACAGCGAGCAAAAATGATATTGATTTGGCAATGAAACTTGGCACAAGTTACCCTCACGGTCCTTTTGAGTGGGCAGAACTTATCGGTATTCAGTACGTTTATGAAACATTGGAGGCACTTTATGAAGATACGCATGATGAGCGTTATCGAGTGTGTCCCTTGTTGAAGCAAACCTACTTTTATGCTTTAGGAACGATATAG
- a CDS encoding CPCC family cysteine-rich protein, translating to MEIKHCKYQCLCCEHYTLEVKPDNTFQLCPVCFWEDDGVQLNDPNYEGGANHISLNQARKNYREFGATELIFLDDVRPPSKEERRG from the coding sequence ATGGAAATTAAACATTGCAAATATCAATGCCTGTGCTGCGAACACTATACTTTAGAGGTTAAACCAGATAATACCTTTCAACTTTGTCCTGTTTGCTTTTGGGAAGATGACGGTGTCCAATTAAATGATCCTAATTATGAAGGAGGTGCCAACCATATTAGCCTAAATCAAGCTCGCAAAAATTATAGAGAGTTTGGTGCAACGGAGTTAATATTTTTAGACGATGTTAGACCTCCATCAAAAGAAGAAAGGAGAGGATAA
- the ruvC gene encoding crossover junction endodeoxyribonuclease RuvC: MDKNKKIIGIDPGTVVLGYAVIEVMGKNEVKIHSLGVVRLNKYPDAYTKLKVIYEKISFLVNAYEPEEMAIEAPFFGKNVQSMLKLGRAQGVAIAAAMVYGMNVQEYAPRKIKQSITGNGNASKEQLSAMLKSLLKLETMPKYFDATDALGVAVCHHLQLQSPIPSGGNKAANWKAFLAANPDKVKKK; this comes from the coding sequence ATGGACAAAAATAAGAAAATCATAGGAATAGACCCTGGTACAGTGGTGTTGGGGTACGCAGTTATTGAAGTGATGGGAAAAAATGAGGTAAAAATTCACAGCTTGGGTGTGGTGCGCCTCAACAAATATCCCGATGCCTATACCAAATTGAAGGTGATTTACGAAAAAATAAGTTTTTTGGTTAATGCTTATGAGCCTGAAGAGATGGCGATTGAAGCTCCTTTTTTTGGTAAAAACGTACAGTCCATGCTCAAGTTGGGAAGAGCGCAGGGGGTAGCGATTGCGGCAGCAATGGTCTATGGAATGAATGTACAAGAATATGCTCCTCGAAAAATCAAACAGTCCATCACCGGGAATGGCAATGCCTCGAAAGAACAATTATCAGCTATGTTGAAAAGTTTGTTGAAATTGGAAACGATGCCGAAATACTTTGATGCAACAGATGCGCTGGGTGTTGCGGTTTGTCACCACCTTCAATTGCAGTCGCCTATTCCTTCAGGCGGTAACAAGGCTGCAAATTGGAAGGCTTTTTTGGCGGCAAATCCTGATAAGGTGAAGAAGAAGTAG
- a CDS encoding tetratricopeptide repeat protein: MSSFHFNEQVLERSYEVPVVVDYWAPWCGPCRTLGPVIEAVADEANGNWELVKVDIDEHPDLAAQEKVRGIPAVKMYHRGKKIAEFMGSLPKQRILQWIKDFMPDERTNQFLEIQIKLEVNYTAGLFDLEDFVARNPDLLDAHLFLAKEIILQQPERAMQLVSDIKIGHDLYDFAEDIRTLAKLMTLPLTENTEVSRKLQSARLAAAENDIDLALQYLIEAVTIDKNYQKDLPRRASIAFFHLLGNEHELTVKHRKTFDRVLY, from the coding sequence ATGAGTAGTTTTCACTTCAATGAACAAGTCTTGGAACGCAGTTATGAAGTTCCCGTCGTTGTGGATTATTGGGCACCTTGGTGCGGGCCTTGCCGAACATTGGGGCCTGTGATTGAAGCAGTTGCAGATGAAGCGAATGGCAATTGGGAATTGGTGAAGGTAGATATTGACGAACATCCAGACTTGGCTGCTCAGGAGAAAGTGCGGGGTATTCCTGCTGTGAAAATGTACCATCGAGGCAAAAAAATTGCAGAGTTTATGGGTTCTCTCCCCAAACAGCGGATTTTGCAGTGGATAAAAGATTTTATGCCGGATGAACGCACCAATCAGTTTTTAGAGATTCAAATCAAATTAGAGGTAAATTATACAGCAGGATTATTTGATTTAGAGGATTTTGTAGCTCGCAATCCCGACCTTTTGGACGCTCATCTATTTTTAGCCAAAGAAATCATTTTGCAACAACCCGAACGGGCAATGCAGTTGGTAAGCGACATTAAAATTGGACATGATTTGTATGATTTTGCAGAAGACATCCGAACTTTGGCTAAATTGATGACCTTGCCTTTGACCGAAAATACGGAAGTCAGCCGCAAACTGCAATCTGCTCGCCTTGCTGCTGCGGAGAACGATATTGACCTCGCCCTTCAATACCTAATTGAGGCGGTGACTATTGATAAAAACTACCAAAAAGATTTGCCCCGTCGAGCAAGCATCGCTTTTTTCCATCTACTGGGTAATGAGCATGAACTCACTGTAAAGCATCGTAAGACTTTCGATAGGGTTTTGTATTGA